A single window of Mycolicibacterium aurum DNA harbors:
- a CDS encoding alpha/beta fold hydrolase: MTEFESVWSDLQGVPFSQGYLDAGGVRTRYLHAGDRDKPALVFLHGSGGHAEAYVRNLQAHAEHFSTWSIDMLGHGYTDKPGHPLEIGHYVEHLVAFLDAVGARQACISGESLGGWVAARIAVDEPGRVDRLVLNTAGGSQADPEVMKRIVTLSMAAAEDPSWDTVQARVKWLMADKSKGYDDIVASRQRVYRQPGFAAAMRDIMALQDPVIRARNLLGPNEYGAITAPTLVVWTSDDPTADVEEGRRIASMIPGARFEVMPGCGHWPQYEDPKTFDRLHLDFLLGKR; this comes from the coding sequence GTGACGGAGTTCGAGAGTGTCTGGAGCGACCTGCAGGGCGTTCCGTTCTCGCAGGGTTACCTCGATGCCGGTGGTGTTCGCACGCGCTACCTGCACGCCGGTGACCGCGACAAGCCGGCGCTGGTGTTTCTGCACGGCTCCGGCGGGCACGCCGAGGCATACGTGCGCAATCTCCAGGCGCACGCCGAACATTTCTCCACCTGGTCGATCGACATGCTGGGTCACGGCTATACCGACAAACCCGGCCATCCCCTCGAGATCGGCCACTACGTCGAGCATCTCGTGGCCTTTCTGGATGCGGTCGGCGCCCGGCAGGCCTGCATCAGCGGTGAATCGCTGGGAGGTTGGGTAGCCGCGCGCATCGCGGTGGACGAGCCCGGGCGCGTAGACCGCCTGGTCCTCAACACCGCCGGTGGTTCACAGGCCGATCCCGAGGTGATGAAGCGCATCGTGACACTGTCGATGGCGGCTGCGGAGGACCCGTCCTGGGACACCGTGCAGGCCCGCGTCAAGTGGCTGATGGCCGACAAATCCAAGGGCTACGACGACATTGTCGCCAGCAGGCAGCGTGTGTACCGGCAGCCCGGGTTCGCTGCGGCGATGCGCGACATCATGGCGCTGCAGGATCCGGTGATCCGGGCGCGAAACCTGCTCGGCCCGAATGAGTATGGCGCGATCACCGCACCCACCCTGGTGGTGTGGACGAGTGACGATCCTACGGCGGATGTGGAGGAAGGTCGACGCATCGCGTCGATGATTCCCGGAGCCCGCTTCGAGGTCATGCCCGGGTGCGGGCATTGGCCACAGTATGAGGACCCGAAGACCTTCGACCGCCTGCACCTGGACTTCCTGCTGGGGAAGCGATGA